AGGATTACGTGATTCTCTCTTCCGCTCAGGACCACAAGCGCGTCTTCGACGACGACAAGGGCCCCAACACTGGTGGAATGGGCGCCTACTCTCCGGCACCGGTTGTTACCGATGCACTCTTGGACGAAGTGAAGAAGACTATTATCGAACCTACCCTCAAGGGTATGGCTGCCGAAGGCAAACCCTACACTGGCGTGCTCTACGTGGGCATCATGGTGACCTCTAAGGGTCCCAAGGTTGTGGAATACAACTGCCGCTTGGGTGACCCCGAATGCCAGATTGTTCTGCCTCTCTACGATGGCGACGTTCTTGCATTGTTCGATGCTGCTGAAAAGGGCGAACTGGCAAAGCTGGGCGCTCCCAAGGCTCCTAAGGGTTCCGCTGCAATCGTGGTCCTCGCAAGTGCTGGCTATCCGGGCTCCTACGAAAAGGGCAAGGTGGTTACCGGTATCGAAGAAGCCGAAAAGAACGGCGCACAGGTTCTCCACGCAGGTACCAAGATGGCTGACGGCAAGCTGGTCACCAACGGCGGCCGCGTGTTCGGCGTTGTCGGTCACGGCGCAACTCTGCAGGACGCTCTGAACGTTGCTTACGAAGCCTGCGAAAAGGTTCAGTTCGAAGGCAAGTTCTACCGCAAGGACATTGGTAAGAAGGGCCTTGCCCGTTTGGCTAAGTAATAGAGGTTTTATGTTTAACTATACTGAAAATGCAAAGGTCGGTATCGTTGCCGGTAGCAAGTCCGACCAGGATGTTGTAGACAAGATCACCGCTGTTCTCGACAGCTTCGGCATCAAGTGGGAATTGAACATTCTCTCTGCACATCGCACTCCCAACGCTACTGCAAAGTACGCCAAGGAAGCTGCCGACCGTGGCCTCCAGGTCATCATCGGTGTTGCTGGTCTCGCTGCCGCTCTTCCGGGCGTGCTGGCTGCACACACCATCCTTCCGGTGATCGGTCTGCCCTGCGCTGGCGGTCCCCTGAACGGTGTGGACGCTCTTCACTCCATCGTCCAGATGCCCGGTGGCATTCCTGTTGCAACTGTGGGTATCGGTAACGGCAAGAACGCCGGCTACCTGGCTGCCCACATCGTTGCCCTCTCTGATTCTGAAGTCAAGGCCAAGCTGGTGGAATACCGCAAGGGCCTGGGCGACATTGAAGGCTAGTGGCACTACGTGGGGGAAAGGCAAGTGACGTCTAGCTGGAATATTTCCTTTATTAGGAACATCGCATCTGTTGCGGTGTTCCTTTTTGCGGTCCTTGCTCTTTTCTCAAGTTCGTCTTATGCTGGTGAACCGAAGGACTTGCCCGAGGTGAACGCTCCCTGGATGAAAGGGGAAAAACTTACGTTCAGTTTGGGCTGGGGCCCTATTACGGCTGGCACTGCGACCCTGCAGGTGAAACCCACCAAGGATGGTAAGACCGAATTCTATACTTTGGCTCACGATGAGGGTACTCTTAAGAAATTGTATCCCGTTTCAGACACCATCTATACCCGCGTCCGAAACAAGGGCTTGATGACCGAAGTGTTCCGAAAAACACTGAACGAAGGCAGCTATCATAATAAGTCTGTGATTCGATTTGACCGCAAGGGCGAAAAGGCCTGGCTTTCCGATACCGTCTATACCGATGACAAAGTTCGTAAGGTCAAACGTTCCGCTGATACGGTGGTTACCATCCAGGGGATGGAGCATAGCATTATGTCCGCCTTCTATCTGGTCCGCACACTTCCTCTGGAAGATGGCAAAACTTCCAAGTTTTCCGCCGTCAGCGGTAAGAAACGCTATGAATTGAAGGTGATTGTCCATGGCCGCGAGACCCTCAAGACCAAACTTGGGGAGTTCAAGACCGTAAAAGTGGAACCCGTTCTGGATGGAGACGGCATTTTCGTGTCCAAAGGCCGCATTTTCATCTGGCTTACCGACGATGATCGCCGAATTCCAGTGCTGATGGAGTGCGAAATAGCCTTAGGCTCCATCAAGGCGAAACTTTTGAAGATGGAATAACCTTCAAATTCCTTTTTTTAACCAACTTTTACAAACAGAATTTTGCATATAGGCTGTTAAAAAATTATATTCCAAAGGCGATTTTGTATAATCAGAGGCTTTTAATGCTTAGAAAACTTTTATTGACCGCTTGCCTTACTCTAGGTCTGTCTGCTTTTGCGTCCACCTCCTGGGCTCAGGACGATGACGACGAATTCGTTTCTGCTCCGGCTGCATCCGCTGATGACGACGATGATGGCTTTGTTTCTGCTTCGACTGCAAAAAGGTCTCGTGCTTCTGTGGACGAAGATGATGAAGAAGAGGCTGATGGTGGCAACATGGACATCAGCGCCTCCCAGAGAAAGGAATTGGCTGCTCGTAAGAAGTTTGAAGAAGAACAGCGTCAGGACGAATATGCAAACTCCCTGCGTCGTCGTGACTGGCTCCGTAACCGTCTGATTTTCCAGATTGGTATGGGCTCTCGCTACGCCTTCATGGGTGAAACCGGTATGGGCATGAGCTTTGGTATCGGTGCAGAATATATCCTCCCGTTCCATCTGGCTCTTTATGGTTCCTTCGGCCTCCTGCCTAAGGGTACCGACAGTGAATTTGACGACTGGAAGCTGGAAGGTGGTACCGGTTGGAAGGCTGGTATTAACTACTACCTCTTCCCCAAGAACCCCCTCCATCTGGGTCTGTCCGTTTCCTACGGTACGGTTTATTTCGACCATGACATCATTCCGGTGGATGGCGTCCGTCCTATCATTTCCGTCGAAGGTGTTCAGGGCGATATCTTGATTACCTACCTTACCAACGAATGGTACTACCTGCAGTTCTCTATCGGTATGTACTATGCTCCGGAACTGACCAAGGATAGAAAGGAAAATGTTAGCTTCCGTATGGAATCCAACTCCGAATATAAGAACGAAAACGAAATTGAATACATTTCTCGTGTCGTGAACAAGAAGGGCATGAACAAGCAGGGCATCGTATTCGGTATCGCCATCGGTTATGCATTCCCGGAATTCTTCCCGGATGATACCGAAAAGCGTCGTCGTCAGCGTGAAAAGGAACGTGCTCGCGGCCGTTAATTCAAACGCTTAAAAATAGACCTTAAAAAAAGACCACCGATGGTGGTCTTTTTTTGTTTCGTACAAAACGGGAGTATACCCATGTCCGGAATCGAACCGGAATAACTCCCTTCGGAGGGGAGGACACTATCCATTGTGATACACGGGCTCAAACTGATCCGTGCAAGCACGGTTAGTCGATTTCGGTACGGGCAATATAGAAAAAAGCGGACCAGCAGGTCCGCCTTTCTAAATCTAAAGGTTGTTCTTAGAGCAAGCGAACCGTCAGTTCGTGGGGCTCTGCATCGATGACCAGTGCCTGGCGGAATGTTCCCACTTCGCCGTCGCCTTCCAGTACCTTCACGATGTCGTCGGTATCCAGGGAGTTGCCTTCGGTGCGTCCGTAGAAATGGTATTCGCTTTCTTCTGCAACTTCGTCCAGAATGACAGTGACAGTCTTACCGATCATTTCTTCGGCATGCTGGGCAGCCAGTTCTTCCTGGAATTCCGTGATGGCGTCCAGACGGGCGCGTGCGTCGCTTTCGTCCACGGGAGCAAGCTTCTTCATTGCCATGACCGGAGTGCCTTCTTCGGGGCTGAAAACGAAACCACCCAGGTGTTCGAACTTGATTTCCTGGAGCAGGTCCATCAGGTCTTCGAAGTCCTCGTGGGTCTCGCCGGGGAAGCCCACCAGCACGGTGGTACGCAGTGTAACTGTGGGGAGCTTTGCGCGGATCTTACGGAGAATGTCCCGAAGTTCCTGACGGGTGTACTTGCGGAGCATGTTCTTCAACACACTGTCGCTGCTATGCTGGATGGGCATGTCAATGTACTTCACCAGTCGAGGTTCCTTTGCCATCAAGTCCAACAGTTCATCATCGATGAATGCGGGGTACCAGTATAGCATGCGGATCCATGGAATGTTGGTTTCTGCAAGGATTGCCTTCAGCAGGTTGGTGAGCGTCTCGCTCTTATTCTTCTTTTCGCGGCCGAAGTAGGTTGTGTCCTGGGCGATGAGGGTCAGTTCCTTAATGCCCTGGGCTTCCAGTTCCTTGGCTTCCTTCACCAGGTCTTCGATAGCGACGGATTTCTGGAGACCGCGAATATTAGGGATGGCGCAGTAGGCGCAGCGGCGGTTGCAGCCTTCCGCAATTTTCAGGTAGGCGTGGTGGGGGAGTCCGCCCAAGTTCAATCGGGGCAGCTTGTCCGGATTGCAACCTGTGGGCTGGTCTATTCCCATCTTTGCGAGAAGTTCGCCGGGCTTGTAGGTTCCTACCCAGTAATCCACTTCGGGAATTTCCTTTTCCAGATCTTCGCCGTAGCGCTTGCTAAGGCAGCCAGAGACGATAAGCTTCTGCTTGGCCTTCTTGCCCTTTACGTGGGTAAGGATGGCGTTGATGGATTCTTCCTTGGCGGCTTCGATAAAACCGCAGGTGTTCACCAGGATGTAGTCGGCCTTGGAGGCGGTTTCGGTGGTGACGAAGCCGGCGTTCAGCATTTCTCCAACTTGACGTTCTGCATCAACCTGGTTCTTGGAGCAACCCAGGTGAACAACGAAAATTTTGGGCTTTCTTGTAGGCATACTTTCAAATATAGCAATTGATTATCTAGCTTTAAATACTGAAATTACTAGTCGAAAAAACGTGCGTGCTTAATCCGCCGGATAAAAAACAAGCTCCGTTCGAAAGAACGGAGCTGTTTCTATTTCTAGCAAGTAACTTCTGTTATTCCCAGTCGTCAAAGTCTTCCGGTTCGGAAGAGGCGGGTGCTGCTGCGGGAGCCGGAGCTGCGGGTGCTGCAGGTGCTGCTGCGGGAGCGGGCTCAGGTGCCGGAGCCGGTGCGGGTGCAGGTTCAGGTGCCGGAGCGGGTGCGGGAGCCGGTGCAGGCTCAGGTGCCGGGGCAGGAGCAGGTGCGGGTGCCGGCTTAGAAGGAGCCGGTGCCGGTTCTTCTTCCTCGTCATCTTCCCAAGTCTGAGAATTGGAGTAGGATTCGCCTGCGTCGGGGTTGGGGTTACCGACTGTGTCATTCTTGGTCTTGTCAACCCACCATGCAAAGTTCAGCGGAGACAGAGCCTGCTTGCCATAGTTCTGGGCGTCGGCGCTGTTGGCGAAGTAGCCCACGCGAATACGGTAGTAAGTACCTTCCAGTTCACCCGGATTTTCAACTTCGACGATGTAGGCCTTTACACCATTTTCTGCAAGCTTCTTTACAATGTCGTTTGCAACCTTCTTGGAGGCCTGGATGCTGACCTGAATGACGTATTCGCCAGAGGACAGGGGAGCGGCGCCGCCCACAGCGGGAGCTACCTTGGCCGGAGCTTCATCCTTAGTTGCGGAAAGGGACTGGAGGGGGACCAGCTGAGGTTCGTCGCCCTGTGCCTGTGCTGCGGGAGCCGCTGCGGGCTTTGCTGCTGCAGGTGCCGGAGCCTTTTCGACTGCCTTGGGGGCGGCGGGGGCTACCTTGGCAGGTTCCATCTGGGGTACCAGATCCTGTTCTTCATCGTTACAGCCGACCATCAGTGAACAGGCGAGAGTCACAGCGCCCAAAGAAATAGCAGATAACCTTTTCATCCAATCTCCATTTGTGTTAAATCTATAGAACTAACGCCCCTAATTATGTAAAGAAATATACATAAGTCTTTGATATTCCGCAAGTTATTGGAAATAAAATGCGTTTTTTTTGCACCCTTGACGGATTTTGCATTTATAGGTATATTTGGCTATCCAATTTTGAATTTTTAACTTAACCAAAGGATTATCGTGATCGGCGTTATTGTTAAGTCCAACGAACCTTTCGAACGCGCTCTCAAGCGTTTCACCAAGTCTTGCGAAAAGAACGGCATCATTTCCGATGTCAAGAAGCGTCAGCGCTTCGAAAAGCCTTCTGAAGAAAAGAAGCGCATCGAAACTGCTGCTCGTCGCAAGCGCCTGAAGGAAATCGCTGACCAGAACCGCAAGCGTCTCTACTAATTTCGCTGCCTGAGTTGTCAGGTGCCCGAAATAGTATTGCTCGCCAGAATGAATTAGCCTACGCGTAGCTACTCATTCTAAAACAAGCGAAACTTTCTACTTTGTGAGTCGCTGACCAATGGTCGGTGGCTCATTAGGTGTTTATACTGCTTTTGTCATCCCCGGCTTGACCGGGGATCTAGCGTAAAAAAGGAAATGATATGGCAAGTGCATTGCTCACCCGTATTCTCGATGACGTCAAGGCCTCTATGAAGGCTCATGACTCCGAAACTCTTAGCGTTCTCCGTACCCTTCATTCCGACATCAAGAACGAAGCAATGAAGAACGGTGCAACTCCGGCTCAGATTACCGACAGCATTACCGACGAAATGTGCGTCGACGTGCTGGCAAAGAGCGTGAAGCAGAAGCAGGAAGCCATCGAAATCCTCAAGAAGGGTGGCTTCGAAGATAAGATCCCGGCCGAAGAAGCTGTCATCGCCATCTACAAGAAGTACATGCCTGCCGAAATGACCGAAGAAGAAGTGAAGGCTCTCATCGCCGAAATCAAGGCCGCTACCGGCGCCTCTTCTCCCAAGGACATGGGCAAGATCATGAAGGAACTTCAGCCCAAGGTCAAGGGCCGCTTCGATGGTAAGAAGGTCAGCGCCCTCGTCCAGGAAGCATTGAAGTAATCCCTCCCTCGTGTCATCCTGAGCGAAGCCGAAGGCGGAGTCGAAGGATCTAGCATAAATACTAGATGGAACAAATTCAGCAAAGTAAGATTCAAGAATTGGAGCTGCTCTACAAGATCAGCTCCATTTTGAACCAGAGTCTGGACTTCGAAAATGTGGCTCATCCCATTCTCGAAGTGCTAGAGTCTACCATGGGTGTGCAGCATGCCACCCTTACTTTGTATAATCGCCACACCGGCGAAATCTCCATTGAAATTGCCGAAGGTCTTTCCAGCCGCCAGGCCCGCAAGGGCCGATACAAGGTGGGTGAAGGCATCACTGGCCGAGTCGTCGAGACGGGTAAGCCTGTGATTATTCCTTCCGTAGGTAAGGACCCCAACTTCCTGGACCGCACTGGCCGTGGTAAGGACGAGAATCGAGCCTTCCTTTGCGTTCCCGTGATTATGGAACATGAGGTTATTGGCGCCTTGAGTGCCGACGTTCAGGATCCTATTGAATCACAACTTCCCGAGAAACTGCGCCTGCTGGAAATTATCGCCCAGATGCTTGCGGCAGCTGTGAAATTGCGTCGTCAAGCCCGCGAAGAAAACGAAATCCTGAAGGCGGAAAATGAACGTCTGACTATGGAACTGAAGGACCGTTTCCAGCCGGACAATATTATTGGCCGCTCCAGCGAAATGCAACGTGTCTACGCCCAGATCGACCAGGTTTCCAAGAACCCTCTTCCGGTTTTGATCGTGGGGGAGGTGGGTACCGGTAAGGGCCTTGTGGCAGAAGCCATTCATTATCGTTCTGATCGCAATACTCATCCTTACATTCGCGTCCACTGTGCCTCCATGCCAGAATCTGTGCTGGACCGCGAACTCTTCGGTAGCGAGCGCGGTGCCTTGGTGGGTGTGCTTACGGAAACCCCGGGCCGTGTGGAACAGGCCGATGGTGGAACGCTCTTCCTGGATGAAGTTGCGGAACTTTCTCCCAACCTTCAGGTTAAACTCTTGCGCTTGCTGCAGGATGGCGAAATGGAACGTGTGGGTGCTCGCTTCTCTAAGAAAGTGAACGTCCGCGTCATTGCCGCAACCACCAAGAATCTTCAGCAGATGGTGGCCGACGGCACTTTCCGTTCAGACCTTTATTACCAGCTCCACATTTCGCCCATCTACGTTCCCGCATTGCATAACCGCAAGACGGATATCGTGCTGTTGGCAGACCACTTTGTGGAGCATTACTGCCGCATTGTGGGCAAGAACGTGCGCCGCTTGGCCCGCACGACTATCAACATGCTCATGAGTTACCCGTGGCCCGGTAACGTCCGTGAGCTGGAAAACGCCATTGAACGTGCAGTTCTCGTGACCGACGAAGACGTCATTTACCCGCATCATTTCCCTACCACGCTGCAGACCGCAGAAACTTCCGGTACCCAGGTGTCCGGCAACCTGAAACTGATGGTGGAAGCTTACGAACGGGACATCATCTGCGACGCCCTCAAGAGTTCCAAGGGCAAGATGGCCGCAGCCGCCCGCAGCCTCTCCACAACGCCCCGTATTCTTACATACAAAATAAAACAGCTAGGAATTGACCTAGCTGCATTTACCCGATAATCCTTTCGCGCGTTATTTCCGCACCCTCGTCATCTCATATACTCTTCATTTAGCAGGAATTCCTCAATTCCGATGTAGAAAATTCCTCGCTCGTCGTGCCAAGGAATGATGTTGTCCTTGACCACCACGATTTTTTTGAAGGATTCGTTAATCTTATTCAACGAGTTTATTTCTTGTAGCCTTTTTTCCTCGTCGGCGACGGATAATGCGGACTGGATGTAGAAGCGATTGTTGCCCTTGTTGGCCACAAAATCTACTTCTAGCTGGATTCGCTTTTTCTCTCCTTTTTCAGTCTTTACGAATTCCACGATTCCAACATCTACGTCAAAACCGCGGAACAGTAGTTCGTTGTAGATGACGTTTTCCATGATGTGGTTTTCTTCTGTTTGCCGGAAGTTCAGTCGTGCATTTCGAAGCCCCACGTCGGCGTAGTAGTACTTGTAAAGGCTCCCGATATACTTGCGGCCCTTGACATCGTAACGCTTGGCTTTTTTCAATAGGAAGGATTCTTCAAAAAAAACAAGATAGTTGTCAATGGTTGTTGAATTTATTTGCAATTTCCTGTTGCTGGCAAAAGTGTTTGAAATTTTCAGTGGATTTGTCAGGGAACCCACGGATGATGAAACTGTGTCAAGTAAATCGTCTAGTACACTTTTGTCTGCTCGAATCCGGTTTCTTTCCAGAACGTCCTTGATGTATGTCTGGTCGATAAGGTCCTTGAGGTATTTGCTTTTGGACTCGTGATTTTTTAAAGACATTGCGTAGGGCATGCCACCGTAGGTGTAGTAGTCTCTCCAGGCGTTTCGCTTGTCTTCGCCGTAGTTGTCATAGAATTCCTTGAATGATAACGGCTGTAAATGGATTTCATCACCGCGCCCACGAAATTCGGTCAATACTTCCGACGAAAGCATCCTGGAATTGCTGCCGGTAACATAGATGTCAACGTTCTTTAGTTTTTGTAAACCGAGAAGGACATCTACGAAAGTGATACGCTCGTCGGTATCGGGTAGGTGGGGATTCCGTATGGTGCGAACCTTCTGGATTTCGTCAAGAAAGACGAAGTATTCTTTATCGGGATCGGTGATTTTGCCTCGGATGTACTGGCTCAGTTCCAGTGGGTTACGGAATTTTGCGTTGATGTCGTCATCCAGGGCGAGGCTCACTATTTGTTCAGGATTAACGCCGGTTGAAAGCAGTTGGCTGCGATACAGTTCAAATAGAAGGTAGGATTTACCGACGCGTCTTAAACCGGTAATGACCTTGATTTGACCATTTCCCCTTCTTTCCAAGAGCATTTTAATGTATTTAGAACGAATCATTGTGTATAATATACATTTTTTCTTCGCTATTTGATGGAATATTAATACGGAAGGCGCTTAAAAAAATAAAACAGCTAGGAATTGACCTAGCTGCATTTACCCGATAAGCCTTCTGAGCAAGCCCGCTTAAGTTCCCTGAGCACGCTCATGTTAAGTTCCCTGAGCGAAGTCGAAGGGTGCTTCGGCAGGCTCAGCAACCTTAGCATCAGCAGTTCTAATTGTAGGTAGCTGTAAATCTTACGGAGACGCCGAAAGAAGATTCCGTTGCATCGCCAAGATTCGTTTCTCGCCCGTATAGAATGGCGGCTGTTGCACCGATGCCCCAGTTTTCACTGACCCACCATTCCTTACCGCCGGCTAACTGGAGAGCGAAGCCACTGCGAGAATAATCGTCCGGACTGCTTTGAACGTTGGCCTGGAAGGTTGCAATGTCATCGCATACGCGGAATTGACCGATACCGATGGAGGCGGATGCGAAATAGTTGCCAGGGAAATAGTATGTTGCGCCGATGCCGAGGATGGAAAGGTTTGCCTTAAAATCCTCGAATTCGTCGTCCTCGTTAAAGTCTTCAAGATCGTAGATTGTGGATGTGGGGGTGTTGCCTGCCAAAGTCATGTGTAGAGCAAGATTGTTTGTTAAGGAAAACCCGATTTTTACATCAATGTCTGTTGCTAGTCCCGATTGACTGGTTGTTCTGTCGTCATGATCATCAAGGACAAAATCAATGCTCTGGAAACCCATGCCCATGGCAAGGCTCAAATAGAAACCGTCATGAGTCTGGGGCTGTGATGTGGCGAAAGTTGAAACCGCTGCAAAGGAGCAGATGACGAGTGCTTTTTTCATATAATTCTCCTAACGTGATTATTCAATCACAATTAAAGGTAGTTAACGAAAAGTAAATGTAGACAACGTTATAAACCCTTTCAATAAAAAATTGTTTTTTTTGTAAACTTTTCTAAACGTATTTTCAGAATACTCTCTCTCTTATCTCATAACTCATATCTCATATTTCGTATCTCGTCTAGAAATTCTATCTTTCCCGCCGTAAAAGTAAACCCCTAACCCCTAGACCCTAGTCTCTAGACCCTAAACTATGCAATTCCGTCCTGTTAAAGAACAGCTTGATATTTTGATGCGCGGCGTGATCGACATTGTCCCGCAGGAAGAACTTGAAAAGAAACTCCAGAAGTCTTACGAAACTGGCGTTCCTCTCCGCATTAAGATGGGTGTGGACCCCACTGCACCGGACGTACATTTTGGCCATACCGTAGTGATGCGCAAGCTCCGTCAGTTCCAGGACCTGGGCCATACCGTGGTTCTCATCGTCGGTGACTACACCGCCCAGATTGGTGACCCCAGCGGCCGTAACAAGGCTCGCCCTCGTCTTACTCACGAACAGGTTCTGGAAAACGCCAAGGAATATCAGGAACAGTTCTACAAGGTGGTGCGCCGCGATCAGGTGGAAATCCATTACAACGGCGAATGGTTCTCCAAGCTGGACTTTAGTAAGGTTACCGAACTCATGGGCCAGTTCACTGTGGCTCAGATGCTGGAACGCGAAGACTTCCACAACCGCTATACTGCAAATACCCCCATCAGCCTTCACGAATTCATGTACCCCATGATGCAGGGCTACGATTCCGTCGCCATCAATTCCGACGTGGAACTGGGCGGCACCGACCAGAAGTTCAACGTGCTCCGTGGCCGTGACCTGCAGCTCTTCGAAGGCATGGAACCCCAGATTGGCCTCTTCATGCCCATCCTTCTGGGTACCGACGGCAAGGTCAAGATGTCTAAGTCCATCGGTAACTACGTGGGCCTCAATGAACCCGCCGATGTCATGTACCACAAGATCTACAGCCTGGCAGATAGCATCGTTGAAAACTGGTTTGAACTGCTGACCGAAATCCCCATGGACGAAATCAAGCAGATGATGGCAGACGTTGCTTCCGGCAAGATGAATCCCAACGAAGCAAAGCATCGCCTGGCTATGGACATTGTGACCCAGTACTATGGTGCTGAAGCTGCAGAAGCTGCTGCTGCTCACGAAAAGGAAGTCCACAGCGGTAATGCAATCCCCAGCGACGCTGCAGAATGCTCCGTTGCTGCCGGTTCTTACGGCGCTCTCGATCTGCTCGTTGAAGTGAAGGCTTTTGCATCCAAGGGTGAAGCTCGTCGCATGGTCCAGAACGGTGGTGTGAAGGTCGGTGGCGAAAAGCTGGCTGATCCTCAGGCTCAGATTGAAATCAAGGGCAACGACCAGCTGGTTATCCAGGTGGGTAAGCGCAAGTTCTACAAGGTGAACTTCTAAGGTTTACCAAGGTTCTTTAAGTTCAGTATGGCTCAAGATATCCTTATTCTCGGTCTCAATCCCGCCTGGCAGCGCTTGTTCTTCCTGGACAAGTTTGAGCTGGGCGAGGTCCACCGCATTTCCAAAGTCGAAGAATACGCTTCGGGCAAGGGTATTAACTGCGGACGTGTGCTTCAGATGCTGGGTGGTTCGCCCCTCCTGATGCATTTCCTTGGGTCCGAACATGGCTCCCGCATCTTTGACGAACTGTCTGCCTGCGGAATCCAGCAGGCTCCTGTCTGGATTAAGGAACCTACCCGCATTTGCACGACTATCGTAAGTGCAGGTGAATCCACTGAACTGATTGAACCCTCTCCCGTTCTCACCGAAAATGAAAACGGAGATTTCCTTCAGACCCTTAACGATTACTGGGGTTCTACCCAGTATGTGGCTCTTTGCGGTACGTTCCCCAAGGGCTTCAATGTGGAGCAGATTAACTCTCTGGACTTCACGGGCAAGAAGGTCTTTGTTGATGCTGTTACGGAAATCGATGCCTGGCTGGAAAAGGGCGTGGAACTTCTGAAGATCAACATGGACGAGTACTGCACCATCCTGGACCGTCTAGGAATTCCTCAGGTCATGTCCAGTCCCCAGTTCTGGAAGATGTCCGCTACTGCAGTGCTGGAACGCTTGCCTATCAAGAACCTGGTGGTTACCGACGAGGAATCTCCGGTTCGTGCATTCCGCCTTCAGGAAGGCGCCTTCCAGGGTGTCCAGATCCAGCCGCCTACCATTCAGGTCAAGAATGCCGTGGGTGCAGGTGACTCCTTCTTTGCTGGTTGGCTTCAGGCCGACAGCCAGGGCATGTCCTTTGAAGAATGCCTGGTAAAGGCTACTGCTGTGGCTGTAGCTCGTTGCGAGGCGGACCGTCCCTGGAATCTTAAGCTGGAACGCGTGGCAGAACTGGAAGCTTCCCTTGCCGAAGCTGTAGAAAAGCTGGAATAAGCCATGAATTCTCCGGAGCTCCAGAACGTTCCCCTGTTCGCCTTTGCAACGGCGATGGAATTTTCAAAGGTGTTTCCAGAGGATTCTTCCAAGGCTGAATCTCAAAATCAGTTGATCCCCCTAAGCGGTCCTTTCCAGGGCTGCTTTGCTTGTATTCTGGGCGTGGGCATCCTTGATTTCTCCGCAGGTCTTGCAAGCTTGTTATTTAATTGTAAACAAACTAATTT
Above is a window of Fibrobacter sp. UWEL DNA encoding:
- a CDS encoding ATP-binding protein — its product is MIRSKYIKMLLERRGNGQIKVITGLRRVGKSYLLFELYRSQLLSTGVNPEQIVSLALDDDINAKFRNPLELSQYIRGKITDPDKEYFVFLDEIQKVRTIRNPHLPDTDERITFVDVLLGLQKLKNVDIYVTGSNSRMLSSEVLTEFRGRGDEIHLQPLSFKEFYDNYGEDKRNAWRDYYTYGGMPYAMSLKNHESKSKYLKDLIDQTYIKDVLERNRIRADKSVLDDLLDTVSSSVGSLTNPLKISNTFASNRKLQINSTTIDNYLVFFEESFLLKKAKRYDVKGRKYIGSLYKYYYADVGLRNARLNFRQTEENHIMENVIYNELLFRGFDVDVGIVEFVKTEKGEKKRIQLEVDFVANKGNNRFYIQSALSVADEEKRLQEINSLNKINESFKKIVVVKDNIIPWHDERGIFYIGIEEFLLNEEYMR
- a CDS encoding outer membrane beta-barrel protein codes for the protein MKKALVICSFAAVSTFATSQPQTHDGFYLSLAMGMGFQSIDFVLDDHDDRTTSQSGLATDIDVKIGFSLTNNLALHMTLAGNTPTSTIYDLEDFNEDDEFEDFKANLSILGIGATYYFPGNYFASASIGIGQFRVCDDIATFQANVQSSPDDYSRSGFALQLAGGKEWWVSENWGIGATAAILYGRETNLGDATESSFGVSVRFTATYN
- a CDS encoding 1-phosphofructokinase family hexose kinase translates to MAQDILILGLNPAWQRLFFLDKFELGEVHRISKVEEYASGKGINCGRVLQMLGGSPLLMHFLGSEHGSRIFDELSACGIQQAPVWIKEPTRICTTIVSAGESTELIEPSPVLTENENGDFLQTLNDYWGSTQYVALCGTFPKGFNVEQINSLDFTGKKVFVDAVTEIDAWLEKGVELLKINMDEYCTILDRLGIPQVMSSPQFWKMSATAVLERLPIKNLVVTDEESPVRAFRLQEGAFQGVQIQPPTIQVKNAVGAGDSFFAGWLQADSQGMSFEECLVKATAVAVARCEADRPWNLKLERVAELEASLAEAVEKLE
- the tyrS gene encoding tyrosine--tRNA ligase produces the protein MQFRPVKEQLDILMRGVIDIVPQEELEKKLQKSYETGVPLRIKMGVDPTAPDVHFGHTVVMRKLRQFQDLGHTVVLIVGDYTAQIGDPSGRNKARPRLTHEQVLENAKEYQEQFYKVVRRDQVEIHYNGEWFSKLDFSKVTELMGQFTVAQMLEREDFHNRYTANTPISLHEFMYPMMQGYDSVAINSDVELGGTDQKFNVLRGRDLQLFEGMEPQIGLFMPILLGTDGKVKMSKSIGNYVGLNEPADVMYHKIYSLADSIVENWFELLTEIPMDEIKQMMADVASGKMNPNEAKHRLAMDIVTQYYGAEAAEAAAAHEKEVHSGNAIPSDAAECSVAAGSYGALDLLVEVKAFASKGEARRMVQNGGVKVGGEKLADPQAQIEIKGNDQLVIQVGKRKFYKVNF